One Candidatus Methylomirabilota bacterium genomic window, TTCTCGGGCCGATCGCGCACCGCGAAGGACTCGCGGCAGACATAGCCGTTGGCGTGCACGACGGGCTCTCCGCCCAGCGTGTCGATGGCCGCGTGCAGCGCCTCGGACCGGGAGATGGACGCGGCGGGAAGGGGGCCCAAGGTGGGGGCGATCCCGACCTCGATGGGTGCCTTGATCGCCTCGGGAACCTGATGGGAGCCCGTCTCGAGCAGGCCCGGCGGTACCAGCAGAGCCACCGGCTGGCTCAGTCTCAGCGATTCCGCACGCGCCCACCCGAGGTCGGCCGCGGCGCCGGCGGCCCCGAGCGTGCGATGCGGGATGTGGATCAGGTCCAGGAGGGCAGGGGAGATCTCGCCCATCACGATGTGCTCGGGCGCGTCGGCGCCGCCATGACCGCGCCAGGTCACGAGCAGGAGCGCGGGCAGCCGATAGAGGAGGGACAGCGAGACGAGCGCGTTGAGGCTCGTGCCCAGGCCGGAGTTCTGCATGATGACGGCGGGGGTACGGCCGCCGAGCCAGGCGCCCGCGGCGAGACCGACCGCGATGTCCTCGCGCACGGCTGGGATATACGGTGACCGCCGGGAGCGCGCGCCCGGTCGGCCCTCGAGCTCGGTGAGGAGGGCCTCCACGAGCGAGCAGGGCACGCCCGTGAAGAAATCGTAGCCGTGCTCGTCCAGAAGGTTCGCGAGGTCTTTGCCCGTCATGGCTCGGCGCCGCTTTGCCCACGGGTGAGCGTGGTCGGCGCTCCCCAGGCCCGCCGGCGACGCCTCGGACTAGTTCTTCATCTTCCTCTGTGCTTCTTCTCCCGCAAATTCGGTCTGCTTCGTCCTCATCTTCTCCACCAGCCCGTTGTAGCCGTTCGTCTGGATGATCTTGTTGAACTGGGTCCGGTAGTTCGAGACGAGGCTGATCCCCTCCACGCTGACGTCATAGATCATCCACCGGTCCCCGCGCTTGAAGAGCCGGTAGTCGACCGGCACTTCGGTGCCGTTCTTGGTCATGATCCTGGTGCTGACGGTGGCGAGATCGGCCTCGACGCGCTCGCCGCTGTAGACGATCTTCTCGCCTCCGTACAGCTCGATCTTCGAGATGTACGAGCGCTCGAGAAGGTCTCCGAAGAGGAACACGAACTCCGTGCGCTGCGGCTCGGTCAGAGGCTGCCAGTAGCGACCGAGCGACCGCCGGGCGATCTCGTTGAAGTCGAAAATCTCGTTGGCGATCTTGCGGACGGCCGTCCGACGCTCGAGGACCTTCCCGTCGCCCTTGAGGGCCGGACTGTCGAGGGTGGCCACCACGCGGTCGATGGCGCCTTTCAGCTGGTCGGTGGCCGCCCCCGCCACGGCCTCTGGCGCGGAGACGAGGACGAACAGGGCGGCGAGCCCGAGCCCCAGTGCGCGACGAACCCTCATCAGCCACCCTCCTAGACGGCGATGTTGTTGAAACACCTATCTAGACCTTGCCAAAGACATACTTGGACAGCAGCTCCTCCAGATCGATGGGCGGCTCCACCTCGGTGATCTTGCCCCCCGGCTTGATTATTCGGTCCGATCCCCCCGGGCTGAGATTGATGAACTTCTCGCCGATGAGTCCCCGGGTCTTGATCGACGCGATCGAGTCCTCGGTCAGCTTGACCCCGTTCCGGATCGACATCACCACGCGAGCCTGGTAGTTGGCCAGCTGGACCGCGCTGACACGACCGATCTCGACCCCGGCGATCTCGATGCTGGACCCGTTCTTCAGGCCGCCCGCGGAGGGAAAGTCGGCGGTGACGGTGTAATTGTGCCCCCCCACGAAATCGATCTTGCCGAGTTTAATCGAAAGCCAGCCCAATGCCAAGATGCCAAGCAGGACGAAGACTCCCACGGCCAGGTCCAGTAGAGAGCGTCTCATGAAACCCCTCCCTTTGCGTCATGCGGCATGATGGGTGCCCTCGACCTCCCCGTGGATGAACTGCTGCACGATCGGCTTCGGCGAGGCCTGGAGGCTGGCCGCGTCCCCCGCCTCGACGATGATGCCGTCGTGGAGCATGGCCACACGGTCGGCGATCTCGAAGATCTCGGGAATCTCGTGGCTGACCATGACCGCCGTGAAGCGGAACTTTCGGTGCAGGTCCCGGATGAGGTGATGGATGGTGTTGACGAGGATGGGATCGAGCCCGGTGGTCGGCTCGTCGAAGAAGACGATCTCGGGCTCGGTCACGAGGGCCCGGGCGATGGCCACGCGCTTGCGCATGCCGCCCGAGATCTCCGCCGGGTTCTTGTCGCCCATGTCCTGGAGCCCCACCTGCTCGAGCTTCTGCTCGACCCGCTGCGCGATCTCCGCGGGCTTGAGCTTCGTCTTCTCGCGCAGAGGGAAGGCGACATTGTCGAAGACGGACATGGAATCGAAGAGGGCCCCGCCCTGGAACACGACACCGTAGCGCCGGCGTACCAACTCGAGGGCCGCCCCCCGCAGCTTCGTGATGTCGACCCCATCCACGAGCACGGCGCCCGCGTCCGGGCGCATGAGGCCCAGGAGGTGCTTGAGGAGCACGGACTTGCCCCCGCCGCTCCGGCCGATGATGATCATGATCTCGCCCGTGGCCACGTCCAGGTCCACGCCGTTGAGCACGGCCTGGCGGCCGAAGGACTTGCGCAGGCCCTGAATTCGAATCATGAGAGCGGGATCACGGGAGCACCGAGCCCAGGAAATAGTTGAAGACGAGGATGAGCACGCAGGAGAGCACGACGGCCTCGGTGGTCGCGCGGGAGACGCCTTCGGCGCCGTGCCCGCAGTGGAAGCCCTTGTAGGTGCAGACCCACGGC contains:
- a CDS encoding thiamine pyrophosphate-dependent enzyme; amino-acid sequence: MTGKDLANLLDEHGYDFFTGVPCSLVEALLTELEGRPGARSRRSPYIPAVREDIAVGLAAGAWLGGRTPAVIMQNSGLGTSLNALVSLSLLYRLPALLLVTWRGHGGADAPEHIVMGEISPALLDLIHIPHRTLGAAGAAADLGWARAESLRLSQPVALLVPPGLLETGSHQVPEAIKAPIEVGIAPTLGPLPAASISRSEALHAAIDTLGGEPVVHANGYVCRESFAVRDRPENFYMIGSMGLASSIGLGAALARDDRTIVVFDGDGNLLMNLGILPMIGDAGRQGRPRRFVHIVFDNGVYGSTGGQPSPGQATRLDAVAAAAGYARAICVATARGISDALTEALRSEGPSFILARVTAEEKPAPRIPYPPEEIRDRFRRALGSAP
- a CDS encoding ABC transporter ATP-binding protein, producing MIRIQGLRKSFGRQAVLNGVDLDVATGEIMIIIGRSGGGKSVLLKHLLGLMRPDAGAVLVDGVDITKLRGAALELVRRRYGVVFQGGALFDSMSVFDNVAFPLREKTKLKPAEIAQRVEQKLEQVGLQDMGDKNPAEISGGMRKRVAIARALVTEPEIVFFDEPTTGLDPILVNTIHHLIRDLHRKFRFTAVMVSHEIPEIFEIADRVAMLHDGIIVEAGDAASLQASPKPIVQQFIHGEVEGTHHAA
- a CDS encoding ABC transporter substrate-binding protein → MRVRRALGLGLAALFVLVSAPEAVAGAATDQLKGAIDRVVATLDSPALKGDGKVLERRTAVRKIANEIFDFNEIARRSLGRYWQPLTEPQRTEFVFLFGDLLERSYISKIELYGGEKIVYSGERVEADLATVSTRIMTKNGTEVPVDYRLFKRGDRWMIYDVSVEGISLVSNYRTQFNKIIQTNGYNGLVEKMRTKQTEFAGEEAQRKMKN
- the mlaD gene encoding outer membrane lipid asymmetry maintenance protein MlaD translates to MRRSLLDLAVGVFVLLGILALGWLSIKLGKIDFVGGHNYTVTADFPSAGGLKNGSSIEIAGVEIGRVSAVQLANYQARVVMSIRNGVKLTEDSIASIKTRGLIGEKFINLSPGGSDRIIKPGGKITEVEPPIDLEELLSKYVFGKV